From a single Accipiter gentilis chromosome 8, bAccGen1.1, whole genome shotgun sequence genomic region:
- the TMCO1 gene encoding calcium load-activated calcium channel isoform X1: MSTMFADTLLIVFISVCTALLAEGITWVLVYRTDKYKRLKAEVEKQSKKLEKKKETITESAGRQQKKKIERQEEKLKNNNRDLSMVRMKSMFAIGFCFTALMGMFNSIFDGRVVAKLPFIPLSYIQGLSHRNLLGEDYTDCSFIFLYILCTMSIRQNIQKMLGLAPSRAATKQAGGFLGPPPQAGKFS; this comes from the exons ATGAGCACTATGTTCGCCGATACCCTCCTCATCGTCTTCATCTCCGTGTGCACCGCGCTGCTGGCCGAGG GCATAACTTGGGTGCTGGTATACCGAACAGACAAATACAAGAGATTAAAGGCTGAAGtggaaaaacagagcaagaaat tggaaaagaagaaggaaacaaTAACTGAATCAGCAGGCcgacagcagaaaaagaaaatag AGAGACAAGAGGAGAAACTGAAGAATAACAACAGGGACTTGTCAATG GTTCGGATGAAATCCATGTTTGCCATTGGCTTCTGCTTCACTGCCTTGATGGGAATGTTTAACTCCAT ATTTGATGGCCGAGTGGTCGCAAAGCTTCCATTTATCCCCCTCTCGTACATCCAAGGTCTCTCCCACCGCAACCTTCTGGGTGAGGATTATACTGACTGCTCCTTCATCTTCCTCTACATTCTCTGCACGATGTCTATCAGACAG AACATCCAGAAAATGCTTGGTCTTGCTCCTTCCCGGGCTGCCACCAAACAAGCAGGGGGCTTCCTTGGTCCGCCACCTCAGGCAGGGAAGTTCTCCTAA
- the TMCO1 gene encoding calcium load-activated calcium channel isoform X2 codes for MSTMFADTLLIVFISVCTALLAEGITWVLVYRTDKYKRLKAEVEKQSKKLEKKKETITESAGRQQKKKIERQEEKLKNNNRDLSMVRMKSMFAIGFCFTALMGMFNSIFDGRVVAKLPFIPLSYIQGLSHRNLLGEDYTDCSFIFLYILCTMSIRQFVLLP; via the exons ATGAGCACTATGTTCGCCGATACCCTCCTCATCGTCTTCATCTCCGTGTGCACCGCGCTGCTGGCCGAGG GCATAACTTGGGTGCTGGTATACCGAACAGACAAATACAAGAGATTAAAGGCTGAAGtggaaaaacagagcaagaaat tggaaaagaagaaggaaacaaTAACTGAATCAGCAGGCcgacagcagaaaaagaaaatag AGAGACAAGAGGAGAAACTGAAGAATAACAACAGGGACTTGTCAATG GTTCGGATGAAATCCATGTTTGCCATTGGCTTCTGCTTCACTGCCTTGATGGGAATGTTTAACTCCAT ATTTGATGGCCGAGTGGTCGCAAAGCTTCCATTTATCCCCCTCTCGTACATCCAAGGTCTCTCCCACCGCAACCTTCTGGGTGAGGATTATACTGACTGCTCCTTCATCTTCCTCTACATTCTCTGCACGATGTCTATCAGACAG tttgttctcCTTCCATGA